The following proteins are encoded in a genomic region of Syntrophotaleaceae bacterium:
- a CDS encoding LUD domain-containing protein: MKNRARKYRRRITAALAAPRLQDALHRFGEAYLAAREAAFEGLDFEAMRQEIAELKDKIAGDRSRYLDDFVRNAEAAGAKVFRAVDARAANEYICEVARQRGARLAVKSKSMASEEIRLNQALQAEGVTVVETDLGEWIIQLAGQRPSHMVMPAIHMFRDEVAALFGQVTGKAEPPDIEHLVGVARRQLRQTFLEADMGISGANMAVAETGDLVLVTNEGNARLVATLPPVHVVLVGIDKLVPTLEDAAKVLQVLPRSATAQAMTSYVSWIRGPAPGGSGPRELHIVLLDNHRSDLAAAGDCADALRCLKCGACANVCPVFQTIGGHVFGKNYIGAIGAVLTAWIDGLDQAAELVKACIGCRSCVSVCPASIDLEKIILHLRGEIGEREGTGLARTVLFRQVMRNRRLFHGLLRAAARLQKPVTGGGESIRHLPLHFSSLTEWRTLPAIAERPLRDVFSRIPQVAQPRLRVALFGGCATDFVYPEIGLSLVRILNHLGIAVSYPSDQSCCGIPALYAGDRETAAELARQNLLALLADNPDAVITTCPTCTAALRKHFGELLGSDPELLKKAEHLASITRDAAVFIEEQVGDQAIWSITSPSVLVTYHDSCHMKRSCGVWREPRRLLKAAGWELREMPRADRCCGFGGSYSLAGHPDISREITKDKINDIIRSGASVVAVDCPGCLIMLRGALEKRGLSIRAAHTIQLLAENLATKDIRED; this comes from the coding sequence TTGAAAAATCGTGCCCGCAAATACCGGCGCCGCATTACCGCCGCTCTGGCAGCTCCCCGCCTGCAGGATGCTTTGCATCGTTTCGGTGAGGCCTATCTTGCTGCCCGGGAGGCCGCTTTCGAAGGGCTCGATTTCGAGGCGATGCGGCAAGAGATCGCCGAGCTGAAGGACAAAATTGCGGGGGACCGTTCCCGTTATCTCGACGACTTCGTACGCAATGCGGAAGCGGCCGGGGCCAAGGTTTTCCGGGCCGTGGATGCCCGGGCGGCCAATGAATACATTTGCGAAGTGGCCCGGCAGCGGGGGGCCAGGCTTGCGGTCAAGAGCAAAAGCATGGCCAGCGAGGAGATCCGCCTGAACCAGGCCCTGCAGGCTGAGGGTGTCACTGTCGTCGAAACGGATCTGGGGGAGTGGATCATTCAGCTGGCCGGGCAACGGCCCAGCCACATGGTCATGCCCGCCATCCATATGTTCCGGGACGAAGTGGCGGCTCTGTTCGGGCAGGTGACCGGGAAGGCCGAACCCCCCGATATCGAGCACCTGGTCGGAGTCGCGCGCCGGCAGCTGCGGCAGACTTTTCTTGAGGCCGACATGGGCATCAGCGGGGCCAATATGGCCGTGGCGGAGACCGGGGATCTGGTCCTCGTGACCAACGAAGGCAATGCTCGGCTGGTGGCCACCCTGCCGCCGGTGCATGTGGTACTGGTGGGGATCGACAAGCTGGTGCCGACCCTGGAAGACGCAGCCAAAGTGCTGCAGGTCCTGCCCCGCAGCGCTACCGCCCAGGCAATGACCAGCTATGTCAGCTGGATTCGCGGTCCTGCCCCGGGCGGCTCTGGTCCCCGGGAGCTGCACATCGTTCTGCTCGACAACCATCGCTCCGACCTGGCTGCCGCCGGTGACTGCGCCGATGCCCTGCGCTGTCTGAAGTGCGGTGCCTGTGCCAACGTCTGCCCGGTGTTTCAAACCATCGGCGGACATGTGTTCGGGAAGAATTATATCGGCGCCATCGGGGCCGTGCTGACCGCCTGGATCGACGGGCTGGATCAGGCGGCGGAGCTGGTCAAGGCCTGTATCGGCTGCCGGAGCTGCGTCTCGGTCTGTCCGGCTTCCATCGATCTGGAAAAGATCATCTTGCACCTGCGCGGTGAAATCGGCGAGCGGGAAGGGACCGGACTGGCCCGGACCGTCCTGTTCCGCCAGGTTATGCGCAACCGGCGCCTGTTTCACGGACTTTTGCGCGCCGCCGCCCGGCTGCAGAAACCGGTCACCGGGGGAGGGGAAAGCATCCGCCATCTGCCGCTGCATTTTTCCTCCCTGACCGAATGGCGGACCCTGCCGGCCATCGCCGAAAGGCCGCTGCGGGATGTCTTCTCCCGCATCCCGCAGGTCGCACAGCCCCGCCTGCGGGTTGCCCTGTTCGGCGGGTGCGCCACCGATTTCGTCTATCCGGAGATTGGTCTCAGCCTGGTGCGAATCCTTAATCATCTGGGGATCGCTGTTTCCTATCCTTCCGACCAGAGCTGCTGCGGCATTCCCGCCCTTTATGCGGGAGACAGGGAAACGGCCGCTGAACTTGCACGGCAGAACCTGCTGGCCCTGCTGGCGGACAACCCCGATGCCGTCATCACCACCTGCCCGACCTGCACCGCCGCCCTGCGCAAACACTTCGGCGAACTGCTTGGGTCAGATCCCGAGCTGCTGAAGAAAGCCGAGCACCTGGCTTCCATAACACGGGACGCGGCGGTTTTCATAGAAGAGCAGGTGGGTGATCAGGCCATCTGGTCGATTACATCGCCTTCCGTTCTGGTCACCTACCACGACTCCTGTCACATGAAGCGGAGCTGCGGTGTCTGGCGGGAGCCCCGGCGGTTGCTGAAGGCCGCCGGATGGGAGCTGCGGGAAATGCCCCGTGCCGATCGTTGCTGCGGGTTCGGCGGATCCTATTCCCTGGCGGGGCACCCGGACATTTCCCGGGAAATCACCAAGGATAAAATAAACGACATCATCCGCAGCGGCGCCTCCGTCGTGGCCGTGGACTGTCCCGGCTGTCTGATCATGCTGCGCGGAGCTCTCGAAAAGCGAGGGCTGTCGATCAGGGCGGCGCACACCATCCAGCTTCTGGCCGAAAACCTGGCCACAAAAGACATTCGGGAGGACTGA
- the cysD gene encoding sulfate adenylyltransferase subunit CysD, with translation MELDPREGVMSTKLTHLRQLEAESIHIIREVAAEFENPVMLYSIGKDSAVMLHLARKAFFPARPPFPLLHVDTTWKFREMIEFRDKIAAEYGFDLLIHINEDGVRQGINPFIHGSALHTDIMKTEALKQALDKYRFDAAFGGARRDEEKSRAKERIFSFRTASHRWDPKNQRPELWNVYNARVKQGESIRAFPLSNWTELDVWQYIDLESIPIVPLYFAKERPVVERDGMLIMVDDERLELRPGEKVMNKSVRFRTLGCYPLTGAVESTAATLPKIIQEMLLTRTSERQGRLIDHDQSGSMEKKKQEGYF, from the coding sequence ATGGAATTGGATCCAAGAGAGGGCGTCATGAGTACCAAACTGACCCATTTGCGGCAACTTGAAGCGGAAAGCATCCACATTATTCGCGAGGTGGCGGCCGAGTTCGAAAATCCGGTGATGCTCTATTCCATCGGCAAGGATTCGGCGGTGATGCTGCATCTGGCCCGAAAGGCTTTTTTTCCGGCCCGGCCGCCCTTTCCGCTGCTGCATGTCGACACCACCTGGAAATTTCGGGAAATGATCGAATTTAGAGACAAGATCGCCGCCGAGTACGGGTTCGATCTGCTGATCCACATCAACGAAGACGGGGTGCGCCAAGGGATCAACCCCTTCATCCATGGATCGGCTCTGCACACGGACATCATGAAAACGGAAGCCCTCAAACAGGCTTTGGACAAGTACAGGTTCGACGCGGCCTTCGGCGGCGCCCGGCGGGACGAGGAGAAGTCCCGGGCCAAGGAACGCATTTTCTCTTTCCGGACCGCCAGTCACCGCTGGGACCCGAAAAACCAGCGGCCAGAGTTGTGGAATGTCTACAATGCCCGGGTGAAGCAGGGGGAGAGCATCCGCGCCTTTCCTCTCTCCAACTGGACTGAACTGGATGTGTGGCAGTATATCGATCTGGAGAGCATCCCCATCGTGCCCCTGTATTTTGCTAAAGAGCGACCGGTGGTGGAGCGGGACGGGATGCTGATCATGGTCGATGACGAGCGGTTGGAACTGCGTCCGGGCGAGAAGGTTATGAATAAATCGGTCCGTTTCCGCACCCTGGGCTGCTATCCGCTAACGGGTGCGGTGGAATCCACTGCCGCGACCTTGCCGAAGATCATCCAGGAGATGCTGCTGACCCGCACATCCGAGCGGCAGGGGCGCCTGATCGACCATGACCAGAGCGGTTCCATGGAGAAGAAGAAGCAGGAAGGATACTTCTAG
- a CDS encoding HAMP domain-containing protein, producing MCKSTVHRRSSCDTLRAMRITLKHQILMAPAAVLLLMTLLLGFLQYTYWDLSKKREQAQRMGTIIFALTQANMAAQRMFDLARQYERRSSVGLADDSEILELLDRLEEMHAHLTTSIQRIVPLLGPHLALEDARELRRTVEELSPRKGFDPSRFIGTMTRLQPLMEALTEATQDLRVVEQPVKSKDVDDLVRRATLVSVIVLGAAIPLGVLLALYFSRRILRRIQKLSDTAGRIVRGDLTPPKAPEVVHDELDDLALSINRMTEQLIRVVGTEKLLEGAEEERRRIAMDIHDHTLSDLSSILRGLQTFKEDPACHEDALALEEDMKGAIAGLRQLMDNLHPQTLDILGLGAALESHLERYLGKGDLPEYHLYISPAVDSSGLSRLAKLTLYRIAVEAIHNVIKHARASRYEVNLDRRGEQIVLSVEDNGVGIDEQQAVRQGGRGLHNIRERARAIGARVSWGPSRFSTGARFEMTLPLSEKNQEG from the coding sequence GTGTGCAAAAGCACAGTGCATCGCCGAAGCTCCTGTGATACCTTGCGAGCCATGCGCATAACTCTCAAACATCAGATTTTGATGGCCCCGGCAGCTGTATTGCTGTTGATGACCCTGCTGCTCGGGTTTCTCCAGTATACCTACTGGGACCTGTCCAAAAAGAGAGAGCAGGCCCAGCGGATGGGCACCATCATCTTCGCTCTGACTCAGGCCAACATGGCAGCCCAGCGCATGTTCGATCTGGCCAGGCAGTATGAGCGGCGATCGAGCGTCGGGCTTGCCGACGATTCGGAGATTTTGGAACTTCTGGACCGGCTTGAGGAGATGCATGCGCACCTTACAACCTCCATTCAGCGGATCGTTCCCCTTCTGGGACCTCACCTGGCTCTCGAGGATGCCCGGGAGCTTCGTCGGACAGTTGAAGAGCTGAGCCCGAGAAAAGGTTTCGATCCTTCGCGGTTCATCGGCACCATGACCCGCCTGCAGCCCCTGATGGAGGCCCTGACCGAAGCCACCCAGGACCTGCGGGTGGTCGAGCAGCCGGTCAAGAGCAAGGATGTCGATGATCTGGTGCGAAGGGCCACTTTGGTCTCGGTTATCGTGCTCGGCGCCGCCATCCCCCTGGGCGTCCTGCTGGCCCTCTATTTCTCCCGCCGCATCCTCCGCCGGATTCAGAAGCTTTCCGACACCGCCGGCCGCATCGTCCGCGGCGATCTGACCCCGCCCAAGGCTCCGGAGGTCGTCCACGACGAACTGGACGACCTGGCTCTGTCCATCAACCGCATGACCGAGCAGCTGATCCGGGTGGTCGGCACGGAAAAGCTGCTGGAAGGTGCGGAGGAAGAGCGGCGGCGCATCGCCATGGATATTCACGACCATACCTTATCGGACCTTTCCTCGATTCTGCGCGGCCTGCAGACTTTCAAAGAAGATCCGGCCTGTCATGAAGATGCCCTCGCTCTCGAGGAGGACATGAAGGGCGCCATTGCCGGTCTGCGCCAGTTGATGGACAACCTCCATCCCCAGACGCTGGATATCCTCGGTCTCGGAGCCGCCCTCGAGTCGCATCTGGAGCGCTATCTCGGCAAGGGTGACCTGCCCGAATATCATCTCTATATTTCTCCGGCGGTGGACTCCTCCGGGCTGTCCCGCCTGGCCAAGCTGACCCTGTACCGCATTGCCGTGGAAGCGATCCACAACGTCATCAAGCATGCCCGGGCCAGTCGATACGAGGTCAACCTGGATCGGCGGGGAGAGCAGATCGTGCTCTCCGTGGAGGACAACGGGGTGGGCATCGATGAGCAGCAGGCCGTGCGGCAGGGCGGTCGCGGTCTGCACAATATTCGGGAGCGCGCCCGGGCTATCGGTGCCCGGGTCAGCTGGGGTCCCTCACGGTTTTCGACCGGGGCCCGTTTCGAAATGACCTTACCCTTATCGGAGAAGAACCAGGAGGGTTGA
- a CDS encoding DUF3862 domain-containing protein: MKNAIKLLAAALALCPILLLLLGCGRVNQENYDRLQTGMKYEEVVDILGKPEKCSQIAGIKSCLWGDETSNIQAGFMGDTAVVFSATGLK, encoded by the coding sequence ATGAAAAATGCGATCAAGCTGCTGGCGGCCGCGCTTGCCCTGTGCCCGATTCTGCTGTTATTGCTGGGATGCGGCCGGGTCAATCAGGAGAATTATGACCGCCTGCAAACGGGCATGAAGTACGAGGAGGTTGTGGACATCCTCGGCAAGCCGGAAAAATGTTCCCAGATTGCAGGGATCAAGAGCTGTCTGTGGGGCGACGAAACCAGCAATATCCAGGCCGGATTCATGGGGGATACGGCGGTGGTCTTTTCCGCCACCGGCCTGAAGTAG
- a CDS encoding DUF2061 domain-containing protein, whose translation MESTRRSIAKALSWRLLATAITTTLVFIVTGKGDFAAGIGLCDTFFKLFIYFGHERLWNRIPYGRDKQPEYSI comes from the coding sequence ATGGAATCGACCCGGCGCAGCATTGCCAAGGCACTGTCCTGGAGACTGCTGGCAACAGCCATTACCACGACACTGGTTTTCATCGTAACCGGAAAAGGCGATTTCGCCGCGGGTATCGGCTTGTGCGACACCTTTTTCAAGCTGTTCATCTATTTCGGCCATGAGCGTTTATGGAACCGGATTCCCTATGGCCGAGACAAACAACCGGAATATTCCATTTAA
- a CDS encoding response regulator transcription factor, with protein MDQVHILIAEDNPRDAEFLEQLVKSWDLPCEMDRAHNGLVALEMAMARPVPLIISDIQMPEMNGIEFARNLWQRKPEARIVFWSQFKDEMYVRTLSRIVPPETVYGYILKSNTRERIGSAIRTVLIDEQCWIDPDVRKVAGRAGHSQTALSDIEFEALLDISLGLTDNLIAQRRYLSRRGVQSRLNSLYSKLGVDQEQFQGEKFGDAFNLRNRAVAVALRRGLINAFELENEEGEFQTWLKRFKSSRGA; from the coding sequence ATGGACCAGGTGCACATCCTGATTGCCGAGGACAATCCGCGGGATGCGGAATTTCTCGAACAGCTCGTCAAGTCGTGGGACCTGCCATGCGAGATGGATCGTGCACACAACGGACTGGTGGCCCTGGAGATGGCCATGGCCCGCCCGGTTCCTCTGATCATCAGCGATATCCAGATGCCGGAAATGAACGGCATCGAGTTCGCCCGCAACCTCTGGCAGCGCAAGCCCGAGGCGCGCATCGTCTTCTGGAGTCAGTTCAAGGACGAAATGTACGTCCGCACCCTGTCGCGAATCGTGCCGCCGGAGACCGTCTACGGCTATATCCTCAAATCGAATACCCGGGAGCGGATCGGTTCGGCGATCCGCACCGTACTGATCGACGAGCAGTGCTGGATCGACCCTGATGTCCGCAAGGTTGCGGGCCGGGCCGGGCACAGCCAGACGGCTCTTTCCGATATTGAATTCGAAGCCCTGCTCGATATCTCCCTGGGCCTGACCGACAACCTCATCGCCCAGCGCCGCTACCTTTCACGGCGGGGGGTGCAGAGCCGGCTCAATTCCCTGTACAGCAAGCTTGGGGTGGACCAGGAGCAGTTCCAGGGGGAAAAATTCGGCGATGCCTTCAACCTGCGCAACCGAGCGGTGGCTGTGGCGCTGCGCCGGGGTCTGATCAATGCCTTTGAGCTGGAGAATGAGGAGGGGGAATTTCAGACCTGGCTGAAGCGGTTCAAGTCCAGTCGGGGGGCGTAG
- a CDS encoding phosphoadenylyl-sulfate reductase encodes MSHKETIILNKTILSASAVSEEILRAGLAVAKGPMALASSFSVEDVVIIDILQRKRFEVSVFALDTGRLNEETYEVAEAVTARYGVVIDWYFPQREAVEKLEREKGLFSFRESLENRHECCRIRKIEPLGRALAGKGGWITGLRREQSVTRSDLKPIEIDQTHGGILKLNPLLEWSWEQVWAYASAHRLPVNRLHTQGYPSIGCAPCTRPVQPGEHPRSGRWWWENPEHKECGLHRR; translated from the coding sequence ATGTCGCATAAAGAAACGATTATCCTGAACAAAACCATTCTTTCGGCCTCAGCGGTTTCTGAAGAGATCTTGAGAGCGGGCCTCGCAGTCGCCAAAGGTCCAATGGCCCTGGCCAGTTCCTTCAGCGTCGAGGATGTGGTGATCATCGACATCCTTCAGCGGAAAAGGTTCGAGGTATCGGTCTTCGCCCTGGATACCGGCCGACTTAACGAGGAAACCTATGAAGTGGCCGAAGCGGTCACCGCCCGCTACGGGGTCGTCATCGACTGGTATTTTCCGCAGCGAGAGGCGGTGGAAAAGCTGGAGAGGGAAAAAGGGCTCTTCTCCTTTCGAGAAAGTCTGGAAAACCGGCATGAATGCTGTCGCATCCGCAAAATAGAACCGCTGGGCCGTGCATTGGCCGGCAAGGGGGGGTGGATCACCGGCCTGCGGCGGGAACAGAGCGTCACCCGCAGCGACTTGAAACCGATCGAAATCGATCAGACGCATGGAGGTATCCTCAAACTCAACCCGCTGCTGGAGTGGTCCTGGGAACAGGTCTGGGCCTACGCCTCCGCGCATCGTCTGCCCGTCAACCGCCTGCACACACAGGGTTACCCATCGATCGGCTGTGCACCCTGTACCCGCCCGGTTCAGCCGGGGGAACATCCCCGGTCCGGGCGGTGGTGGTGGGAGAACCCCGAGCATAAGGAATGCGGTCTGCATCGGCGATAA
- a CDS encoding lactate utilization protein, with protein MKAGQVAEETLTRFMKMAGRAGAQIVQCLNVSGAADYISRHAGGTVLVPDFPSGARLDLAQLLRHYGCEVVADHFRSAAPVAAAGVTGANFALADTGTVVLDSTDEPLRLASTFPERHFVLLDPKKILPDVRSAASLIRALHQRRSPDFIAFITGPSRTADIERVLTIGVHGPRELHILLLEGLSEDPLES; from the coding sequence ATGAAAGCAGGACAAGTGGCAGAAGAGACATTGACCAGGTTCATGAAGATGGCGGGACGGGCGGGGGCCCAGATCGTTCAGTGTCTCAATGTCTCGGGGGCTGCAGACTATATCAGTCGGCATGCCGGCGGGACTGTTCTGGTGCCGGATTTCCCGAGCGGCGCCCGCCTCGATCTGGCTCAATTGCTCAGGCATTATGGCTGCGAGGTGGTGGCAGACCACTTCCGCTCGGCTGCTCCGGTGGCCGCCGCCGGTGTGACCGGCGCCAATTTCGCCCTCGCCGATACCGGCACAGTGGTGCTCGACAGCACCGACGAACCGCTGCGCCTGGCCAGCACTTTTCCCGAACGGCATTTCGTCCTCCTCGATCCGAAAAAGATTCTTCCCGACGTCAGATCCGCTGCAAGCTTGATACGGGCTCTGCATCAGAGGCGGTCTCCCGATTTCATCGCTTTCATCACAGGACCCAGCCGCACGGCGGATATCGAGCGGGTATTGACCATCGGCGTACACGGCCCCCGCGAACTGCATATCCTGCTTCTTGAGGGCCTTTCGGAAGATCCTCTGGAAAGCTGA
- a CDS encoding DegQ family serine endoprotease, with translation MNKTIPFLLILVLVGFTPCSVAARDIPDFAELAEGLKPAVVNISSSRIIQPGQPQIPQAPGPYGDLLEEFFEKFFQDQPLRPRMERSLGSGFIISKDGYILTNDHVVKGAEDIKVVLADGRTFNGKIQGIDEGLDLALIQIDTGREELPVAKLGDSEKLRVGEWVMAIGNPFGLEATVTVGIVSAKGRVIGAGPYDNFIQTDASINPGNSGGPLFDSRGRVIGINTAIVAGGQGIGFAVPINSAKQILPQLRELGRVVRGWLGVTVQALTEDLADSFGLENSNGALVTDVSHGSPADQAGIQRGDVVLALNGEPLTSMSDLPRQVAAMPVGQSAEIRLFRDGRIRDVTVRIGELKTVEEPVAEEPVAETGLGLTLGDITPEAARFFGLKTSRGALVTGVAGGPAAAADLQEGDLIVEIDGKSVSSAAEVRKLLRQRAPGEIARLLVQRSDQVFYTTLELPGG, from the coding sequence ATGAATAAAACCATCCCTTTTCTGCTCATTCTGGTGCTGGTCGGATTCACACCCTGCTCCGTCGCTGCCCGGGATATCCCCGATTTCGCCGAACTGGCCGAAGGCCTCAAACCTGCAGTCGTCAATATCAGCTCTTCGAGGATAATTCAGCCGGGGCAGCCGCAAATCCCCCAGGCGCCGGGTCCCTACGGCGACCTGCTCGAGGAGTTTTTCGAGAAATTTTTTCAGGATCAACCCTTGCGGCCCCGGATGGAACGCTCCCTGGGCTCGGGCTTCATCATCTCCAAAGACGGATATATTCTGACCAATGACCACGTGGTGAAGGGTGCTGAAGACATCAAGGTAGTCCTGGCTGACGGCCGGACCTTCAACGGCAAAATTCAGGGGATCGACGAGGGGCTCGATCTGGCCCTGATCCAGATCGATACCGGCCGGGAAGAGCTTCCGGTGGCGAAGCTGGGCGATAGCGAAAAACTGCGGGTCGGTGAGTGGGTAATGGCTATCGGCAATCCCTTCGGCCTGGAAGCAACCGTTACCGTCGGCATCGTTTCGGCCAAGGGACGGGTTATCGGGGCTGGGCCCTACGATAACTTCATTCAGACCGATGCTTCCATCAATCCCGGCAACTCCGGGGGGCCGCTGTTCGACAGCCGGGGTCGGGTCATCGGCATCAATACGGCCATTGTCGCCGGCGGCCAGGGGATCGGATTCGCGGTTCCCATCAATTCCGCCAAACAGATTCTGCCCCAGTTGCGCGAACTGGGCCGGGTGGTTCGGGGCTGGCTCGGAGTGACAGTTCAGGCCCTGACCGAAGATCTTGCTGATTCCTTCGGTCTCGAAAACAGCAACGGTGCCCTGGTGACCGATGTGAGCCATGGGTCCCCTGCCGATCAGGCCGGCATCCAGCGGGGGGATGTTGTTCTGGCTTTGAATGGAGAGCCTCTCACCTCCATGAGCGACCTGCCGCGTCAGGTCGCCGCCATGCCGGTCGGGCAGTCGGCTGAAATCAGGCTGTTTCGGGATGGCCGAATCCGGGATGTGACCGTCAGGATCGGAGAACTGAAGACGGTCGAAGAGCCTGTGGCTGAAGAACCGGTCGCCGAAACCGGACTAGGTCTGACCCTGGGCGATATCACTCCGGAAGCGGCGCGTTTTTTCGGCCTCAAGACATCCCGGGGCGCACTGGTGACCGGTGTGGCGGGAGGACCTGCCGCGGCGGCCGATCTGCAGGAAGGGGATCTGATCGTCGAGATTGACGGGAAGTCAGTCAGCAGTGCGGCCGAGGTGCGCAAACTGCTGCGGCAGCGGGCTCCCGGAGAGATCGCGCGATTGCTGGTTCAGCGCAGCGACCAGGTTTTCTACACCACCCTGGAACTGCCTGGAGGGTGA
- a CDS encoding MBL fold metallo-hydrolase, with the protein MRSVFFPRLVNGPFGDPALYVHLAHRGEALLFDCGDLHRLTVRELLKVRAVFVSHAHIDHLVGFDGLLRAFLYRDLNLQLFGPPGIIRHLQGRLSGYTWNLTAGYPFRLTVQEWLGDRVQRAEFRAHEGFRLEMGPCVTSRGGILYQTPYCSVRAAALDHGDITSLAFVLEEPLHVAIHRDALERHGYVAGPWLTTLKDRVFQGAPLDSELTVPLAGGESISRPLSRLLDEIAGIEQGMKICYVTDVSPSPENLALIETLAYQSHLLVIEAVFSHHELDRAVQRNHLTARLAGLLARRAGVARLQVFHHSPRYQHQPDLLAHEAEAAFRGTDGED; encoded by the coding sequence GTGAGGTCGGTGTTTTTTCCCCGGTTGGTCAACGGCCCCTTCGGTGATCCGGCACTCTATGTTCATCTGGCTCATCGCGGAGAGGCTCTGCTGTTCGACTGCGGAGACCTCCACAGGTTGACGGTGCGCGAGTTGCTGAAGGTCCGGGCCGTGTTCGTATCCCATGCCCACATCGACCATTTGGTAGGCTTCGACGGACTTCTGCGGGCATTCCTCTATCGTGACCTGAATCTGCAGCTCTTTGGTCCGCCGGGCATTATCCGTCATCTGCAGGGGCGGCTGTCGGGATATACCTGGAATCTGACCGCCGGGTATCCCTTTCGATTGACGGTCCAGGAGTGGCTGGGCGACCGGGTTCAGCGGGCGGAATTCCGAGCCCATGAGGGATTCCGCCTGGAAATGGGGCCTTGTGTCACCAGCCGGGGAGGGATACTCTACCAAACACCTTATTGCAGTGTCCGGGCGGCCGCTCTCGACCATGGCGATATCACCTCTCTGGCCTTTGTGCTCGAGGAACCTCTGCATGTGGCCATTCATCGCGACGCCCTGGAACGCCACGGCTATGTTGCCGGCCCCTGGTTGACGACTTTGAAGGATCGGGTGTTCCAGGGCGCCCCTTTGGATTCCGAGCTGACGGTGCCGCTGGCTGGCGGAGAATCGATTTCCCGTCCCCTGTCCCGGCTGCTCGATGAAATCGCCGGCATCGAGCAGGGCATGAAAATCTGCTATGTCACCGACGTCTCACCCAGCCCGGAAAACCTGGCTCTGATCGAAACCCTGGCCTACCAGTCCCATCTGCTGGTCATCGAGGCTGTTTTCTCTCATCATGAGCTGGATCGCGCGGTTCAGCGCAATCATCTCACGGCCCGACTGGCCGGACTCCTGGCCCGCCGGGCCGGGGTCGCCCGCCTGCAGGTTTTTCACCATTCCCCCCGGTATCAGCATCAACCGGACCTGCTGGCCCACGAGGCGGAAGCGGCATTTCGTGGTACGGACGGAGAGGATTGA